CCTGAAAACTGATGCTTTTTTGAGTAAATAAGCAAAAAAAGTGAAAAAAATCGCAAAAATTTGCAATAAAGGCTTTCCAAACGCTGTAACTATGGTAAGTTAATGAGGCTAATAGCGCTGTACCCCAATATAAACAAGGGGTCTGCTGGAGATAATTAAAATTATCTTAATTTTAGATTTTCTTTAACTCAGTGCTTGATGTTCAAAAAGAAGCTTGTTATAAAAGCTTTTGCAGGACGCTAAATTAACAAAAGATGGCGCTGAATAATAACAATTGAAGGGGAATATACTGTGAATAAATCTCAATTAATCGAGAAAATTGCTGCGGGTGCTGACATTTCTAAAGCAGCGGCTGGTCGTGCTTTAGATTCATTTATCGAAGCTGTTACAGAAGAATTAAAAAGTGGTGAGCAAGTTGCTCTAGTTGGTTTCGGTACTTTTTCAGTACGTGACCGTGCAGCACGCACAGGCCGTAACCCACAAACTGGTGCTACTATTGAAATTGCTGCAGCAAAAATTCCATCTTTCAAAGCTGGTAAAGCTTTAAAAGATGCTTGTAACTAATCACAGTTACTAAATAAGCATTTCAAAAGACCACCTTAAAGGTGGTCTTTTGTTATCTACCAAAAATTTAATAAGAATATTTCGAATAATTTTACAGATAGCTTCAAGCTTAGCGTTCCATCTGATAAAATCGCGCGCAGATAATTATCTTCAGGTTTAAAAACCTAGTGTTGAGAGAAAACGATGTTAGAAAATATAAGAGAAAATTCTCAAGGATTAGTCGCAAAGATTATTCTTGGTTTTATTATCCTTACTTTTGCAGTAGCAGGGATAGGTAGTTATACCAATAGTGTTGATACATCAATTGCAGAGGTGAATGGCGTTAAAATATCGCAAGCTTCATTCGATAAAGCGTTTCAGCAGCAGCGTGCTAACATGGCGCAACAATATGGTGAGATGTTTGAAACATTAGCGTCTGATGCTTCATATATGGCTAATTTTAGAAATAGCATTGTTGATAACCTGATCAACCAAGAGCTAATAGATCAAGCCTCTAATGACTTGTCAATTCGTGTAAGTGATGAACAAATTAAAAAAACTATCCGTGAAATGCCTGCATTTCAAGTAGAAGGTGAGTTTGACAATAACCGTTATTTAGCGGTGATAAACCAGAACGGCTTTTATCAATCATCTGATTTTCGTGATTACCTACGTGTAGAAATGACGAGACGACAGCTTTCACAAGCATTGGTTGCAACAGAATTTAGTTTACCGTTTCAAGAAAAACAAGTAATGGCATTACAAAATCAAAAGCGTGATTTACGCTATGCCATTATTTCAGCTGAACAATTTATTGACAGTGTGTCGGTAACAGATGAAGAGATTTCACAATATTATCAAGCTAACCAAGCTCGTTATCAAAACGCAGAGAAAGTAAAGGTTGATTACATTACTATCGACGTTAATGAAATTGCCAAAAACATAACGGTTTCTGATCAAGAACTTCAAGATTATTATCAAAGTAACATTGCAAATTATCGTCAAGAAGAGCAACGCAGAGTCTCGCATATCTTAATTGAAAATGAAGATGATGAAGCAGCAGCAATCGCTAAAATTGAAGACATTCAAACCCGTCTTGCCAATGGTGAAGAGTTTGCGGCTTTAGCTGAAGAGTTATCAGCCGATGTGTTTAGCGGTGAAAATGGTGGTGATTTAGAATGGATAGAACGAGGTGCAATGGATGAAGCATTTGACGATGCAGCATTTGCTTTAACTGAAGTTGGAGAGGTGTCAGATGTTGTAGAAACTGACTTTGGTTTGCATTTAATTAAATTAACGGCATTAGAAGATGAAAAGGTTAAACCGTTCTCTGATGTTGTTGAAGAATTAAGAGTTACAGTAAGCCAAGACAAAGCACAAGATAAATACTTTGAATTGCAACAACGTGCTGCTGAATTAAGTTTTGAAGTACCTGATAGCTTAGAAGATGCTGCAGGAGCAATTAATGTAAACGTTCAAACTTCTGACTGGTTAACAAAAAACAGTAATACTGCGCCTTTTGATAACCCTAAAGCAATAGAAGCTGCGTTTTCTTCTTTAGTATTAGAAGAACGCCTTAACTCAGACATTATTGAAGTAAGCGATAGCTTAGCTATAGTCTTGCGTGTTAATGAATATCAAGCGGCAAATGTAAAACCTCTTGATGAAGTTAAAGCAACGAT
The Thalassotalea hakodatensis genome window above contains:
- a CDS encoding SurA N-terminal domain-containing protein, which produces MLENIRENSQGLVAKIILGFIILTFAVAGIGSYTNSVDTSIAEVNGVKISQASFDKAFQQQRANMAQQYGEMFETLASDASYMANFRNSIVDNLINQELIDQASNDLSIRVSDEQIKKTIREMPAFQVEGEFDNNRYLAVINQNGFYQSSDFRDYLRVEMTRRQLSQALVATEFSLPFQEKQVMALQNQKRDLRYAIISAEQFIDSVSVTDEEISQYYQANQARYQNAEKVKVDYITIDVNEIAKNITVSDQELQDYYQSNIANYRQEEQRRVSHILIENEDDEAAAIAKIEDIQTRLANGEEFAALAEELSADVFSGENGGDLEWIERGAMDEAFDDAAFALTEVGEVSDVVETDFGLHLIKLTALEDEKVKPFSDVVEELRVTVSQDKAQDKYFELQQRAAELSFEVPDSLEDAAGAINVNVQTSDWLTKNSNTAPFDNPKAIEAAFSSLVLEERLNSDIIEVSDSLAIVLRVNEYQAANVKPLDEVKATISETLTAQKAQTQAQTAAEELLASIRNEEAVDEQLAASQTSFEQQADVARYGSNLDANLVREAFKLPHPKEDTVSATTVSLTTGDYAVVNVTAVNESEEAETTPRLAEQLTQQLAQSAYASYVEALKAEAKITRRSSIQASNQY
- the hupB gene encoding nucleoid-associated protein HU-beta, whose protein sequence is MNKSQLIEKIAAGADISKAAAGRALDSFIEAVTEELKSGEQVALVGFGTFSVRDRAARTGRNPQTGATIEIAAAKIPSFKAGKALKDACN